In Actinoplanes octamycinicus, the genomic window GGGTTACCGTGCGATTCATGTATGGGGAGGACGTGCTGTCCGGCAACTGGCGCCGGCGAAAAGTGATCCCGGAGGTGGACGCCGAGCCGGACCTGGTCGTCGAGGACGCCGACTCCGGGTTCTGTGGCGCGGTGGTCGGCTTCGAGTACGGCGCGGTGGTGCTGGAGGACCGGCACGGCAAGCGCCGCAACTTCCCGCTCGAGCCGGCCGCCTTCCTGCTCGACGGGCAGGTCGTCACGCTGCGCCGACCGGCCCCGCAGACGGCGCCCGCGCCGCGCCGGCTGACCGCCTCCGGGTCGGTCGCGGTGGCCGGGGTGACCGCGCGGGTGGCCAAGGCCAGCCGGATCTGGGTGGAGGGCATCCACGACGCCGCCCTGGTCGAGCGGATCTGGGGCGACGACCTGCGGATCGAGGGCGTGGTGGTGGAGCCGCTGGACGGCATCGACGACCTGGCCGCCGCCGTCCGGGACTTCCGGCCCGGACCGCAGCGCCGGCTCGGGGTGCTGGTCGACCACCTGGTGCCGGGCTCCAAGGAGAGCCGGATCGTGGCCGCGGTCACCCATCCGGACGTGCTGATCACCGGTCATCCTTATGTGGACGTCTGGCAGGCGGTCCGACCCGAACGGGTGGGCCTGCGCGCGTGGCCGGTCATCCCGCCGGGGCGGCCCTGGAAGGAGGGCGTCTGCGAGGCGGTCGGGGTGCGCGAGCCGGCCGACATGTGGCGCCGGATCCTGGCCTCGGTGCACAGCTACCGCGACGTCGAGACCCCGCTGATCAACTCGATGGAGCGGCTCATCGACCACGTCACGGTGCTGCCCGACTGATCCGGGGCGTCGGACTGCTCTTGCTCGCATGCCTAGCGGCGCTAGGATGAGGGCATGTCGGTAGCCGAACGCAAGCAGCGCGACCGGGCGGTCCGCGAGCGCCTGATCCTGGAGACCGCCCGCGAGCTCG contains:
- a CDS encoding DUF3097 domain-containing protein — translated: MYGEDVLSGNWRRRKVIPEVDAEPDLVVEDADSGFCGAVVGFEYGAVVLEDRHGKRRNFPLEPAAFLLDGQVVTLRRPAPQTAPAPRRLTASGSVAVAGVTARVAKASRIWVEGIHDAALVERIWGDDLRIEGVVVEPLDGIDDLAAAVRDFRPGPQRRLGVLVDHLVPGSKESRIVAAVTHPDVLITGHPYVDVWQAVRPERVGLRAWPVIPPGRPWKEGVCEAVGVREPADMWRRILASVHSYRDVETPLINSMERLIDHVTVLPD